A portion of the Rhodanobacter sp. AS-Z3 genome contains these proteins:
- a CDS encoding class II fumarate hydratase gives MTTFRIEHDSMGELKVPSDALYGAQTQRAIDNFPISGLHLPRQFIRALGLIKAAAAEVNLSMGHLKKNQATAIRNASMAVANGHYDAQFPIDIFQTGSGTSTNMNANEVIAHLAVAAGAKVHPNDHVNYGQSSNDVIPTAIHVSATLTTSEHLLPALKHLKKAIDKRSRELKNTPKTGRTHLMDAMPITFGQELSGWAAQIGSAIERIEDALKRMRRLPLGGTAVGTGINADPKFGPAVALQLKKITGVKFESAANYFEGMAAQDAAVELSGALKTLAVALMKIANDLRWMNSGPLAGLGEIALPALQPGSSIMPGKVNPVIPEAAAMVAAQVIGNDASITLAGQSGNFQLNVMLPLIAHNLLQSIEILSNVSVLLADKAIAGFTVNKARVNQALAMNPILVTALNPVIGYEKGAATAKQAYKQHRPIMDVALETTGLSRDELKKLLDPLTLTRGGIHG, from the coding sequence ATGACCACGTTCCGCATCGAACACGACAGCATGGGTGAACTGAAAGTCCCCAGCGACGCGCTGTATGGCGCACAGACCCAGCGCGCGATCGACAACTTCCCGATCTCCGGCCTGCATCTGCCACGTCAGTTCATTCGGGCGCTGGGCCTGATCAAGGCTGCGGCAGCCGAGGTCAATCTATCGATGGGCCATTTGAAGAAGAATCAGGCCACGGCGATCCGCAACGCGTCGATGGCGGTGGCAAACGGGCACTACGACGCGCAGTTCCCGATCGATATCTTCCAGACTGGCTCAGGCACCAGCACCAACATGAATGCGAACGAGGTCATTGCGCATCTGGCAGTGGCAGCAGGCGCGAAGGTGCACCCGAACGATCACGTCAATTACGGGCAGAGCTCGAACGATGTGATTCCTACCGCGATCCACGTCAGTGCCACGCTGACCACCAGCGAACACTTGTTGCCGGCGCTGAAACATCTGAAAAAGGCGATCGACAAGCGTTCGCGGGAATTGAAGAACACGCCCAAGACCGGTCGCACCCATCTGATGGACGCCATGCCGATCACGTTCGGGCAGGAGCTGTCGGGCTGGGCGGCGCAGATCGGTTCGGCGATCGAACGCATCGAGGATGCGCTCAAGCGCATGCGTCGATTGCCATTGGGTGGCACCGCAGTTGGTACCGGGATCAACGCCGATCCGAAGTTCGGCCCGGCGGTGGCGCTACAGCTGAAGAAGATCACGGGCGTAAAATTTGAGTCGGCGGCAAACTATTTCGAGGGCATGGCGGCGCAGGATGCGGCGGTGGAATTGTCCGGCGCGCTGAAAACGCTGGCGGTGGCGTTGATGAAGATTGCCAATGACCTGCGCTGGATGAACTCCGGACCGCTGGCGGGGTTGGGCGAAATCGCGTTGCCGGCATTGCAACCGGGCTCATCGATCATGCCGGGCAAGGTCAATCCGGTGATTCCCGAAGCCGCTGCGATGGTGGCGGCGCAGGTGATCGGCAATGATGCCTCGATCACCCTTGCCGGCCAATCCGGCAACTTCCAGCTCAACGTGATGCTGCCGTTGATCGCGCACAACCTGCTGCAGTCGATCGAGATCCTGTCCAACGTGTCGGTGCTGCTGGCGGACAAGGCGATCGCTGGCTTCACCGTCAACAAGGCGCGGGTGAATCAGGCGCTGGCGATGAATCCGATTCTGGTGACGGCCCTGAATCCGGTAATCGGTTACGAGAAGGGCGCTGCTACCGCCAAGCAAG